The following coding sequences are from one Verrucosispora sp. WMMD573 window:
- a CDS encoding winged helix-turn-helix transcriptional regulator: MAQTGVAGKRSYQQYCGLASALDVLGERWTLLIIRELLMGPRRYSELLADLPGIGTNLLADRLKFLVDSGVLRQVDVQGTGGRLSYELTPTGQALRPMVLGLAHWGLEFVGDLSAEDTVRPHWGFLAVEAMFQLDKISPIDESYQFRVDGEVFRIDIADGVPRVAKGAAENPAMVATTDAATFVRIGAGRVTPLMAMVGGQLKLEGDIDAVLRCCELLGLDAGAAPAAQTVSGR; the protein is encoded by the coding sequence ATGGCACAGACTGGCGTCGCCGGCAAACGGTCCTACCAACAGTACTGCGGGCTCGCGTCCGCGCTCGACGTGCTGGGCGAGCGCTGGACGCTGCTGATCATCCGTGAGTTGCTGATGGGTCCCCGGCGCTACAGCGAGCTCCTGGCGGATCTGCCCGGCATCGGCACGAACCTGCTCGCCGACCGGCTCAAGTTTCTGGTCGACTCGGGTGTGCTGCGTCAGGTCGACGTCCAGGGCACCGGCGGCCGGCTCTCCTACGAGCTGACCCCGACCGGGCAGGCGTTGCGGCCGATGGTGCTCGGGCTGGCCCACTGGGGTCTGGAGTTCGTCGGCGACCTGAGCGCCGAGGACACCGTCCGGCCGCACTGGGGATTCCTCGCGGTGGAGGCGATGTTCCAGTTGGACAAGATCTCTCCGATCGACGAGAGCTACCAGTTCCGGGTCGATGGCGAGGTCTTCCGGATCGACATCGCCGACGGCGTGCCGCGGGTGGCCAAGGGGGCGGCCGAGAATCCGGCGATGGTGGCGACCACCGATGCGGCCACCTTCGTCCGGATCGGTGCCGGCCGGGTCACGCCGCTGATGGCCATGGTCGGTGGTCAGCTGAAGCTGGAGGGCGACATCGACGCCGTGCTGCGCTGCTGCGAGCTGCTCGGTCTGGACGCCGGCGCGGCCCCGGCCGCCCAGACGGTCTCCGGTCGCTGA
- a CDS encoding homocysteine S-methyltransferase family protein translates to MSTFTTGGAPVLLDGGLATELQRAGLAYEAPWWGTAALLTDGRRRVLREVHERFLVAGAQVLTANTLRCNLRALRRAGLTDAGLGWMVHAAVGVALAARNAAGAPGARIAASMAPVEDCYRPDLVPTDDELRDEHRWLAVELVRAGVELVVVETMNTVREARIAVQQVREVDARAWVGLVCDEQARLLSGESLVDAAHAVRAAGAEVVLVNCTGPAATERCLRALRDADDGPIGAYPNLEDRRAGTPAPQPLLDPGEFGDLVARWAVDYRLSVVGGCCGASPEHIAALAARVDTPVVAVD, encoded by the coding sequence ATGTCCACATTCACCACCGGCGGCGCCCCGGTGCTGCTCGACGGAGGGCTCGCCACCGAGTTGCAGCGCGCCGGGCTGGCGTACGAGGCGCCGTGGTGGGGCACCGCGGCGTTGTTGACGGACGGCCGGCGGCGTGTGCTGCGGGAGGTCCACGAGCGGTTCCTGGTCGCCGGGGCGCAGGTGCTCACCGCGAACACCCTGCGCTGCAACCTGCGAGCGCTGCGCCGCGCCGGTCTGACGGACGCCGGGCTCGGCTGGATGGTGCACGCCGCGGTCGGCGTCGCGCTCGCGGCCCGCAACGCGGCCGGCGCACCTGGCGCCCGGATCGCCGCCTCGATGGCTCCGGTGGAGGACTGCTACCGGCCGGATCTGGTGCCGACCGACGACGAGCTGCGCGACGAGCACCGTTGGCTCGCCGTGGAGCTGGTCCGGGCCGGGGTGGAACTGGTGGTGGTGGAGACCATGAACACCGTCCGCGAGGCGCGGATCGCCGTGCAGCAGGTGCGGGAGGTCGACGCCCGGGCCTGGGTCGGCCTCGTCTGCGACGAGCAGGCTCGCCTCCTGTCCGGAGAGTCCCTGGTGGACGCCGCCCACGCGGTGCGCGCCGCCGGGGCCGAGGTGGTGCTGGTGAACTGCACCGGCCCGGCGGCGACCGAGCGGTGCCTGCGGGCGCTCCGGGACGCCGACGACGGCCCGATCGGGGCCTACCCGAACCTTGAGGACCGTCGCGCCGGAACGCCGGCGCCGCAACCGCTGCTCGACCCGGGGGAGTTCGGCGACCTGGTCGCCCGCTGGGCGGTGGACTATCGCCTCAGCGTGGTCGGGGGGTGCTGCGGCGCGTCGCCGGAGCACATCGCAGCCCTGGCGGCCCGGGTCGACACCCCGGTGGTGGCCGTCGACTGA
- a CDS encoding PLP-dependent aspartate aminotransferase family protein, with protein MRFDTRLVHVGQQPVPGTGAVVPPIHLSTTYDRTAQDPPRYFYARGEQPNREALEECLAALEDARHATVYTSGQAAATTALSVVPPGRLVLVSDDVYGGTHQLFAAARERGVAVRPVDFADPAERDRALTGCGPELAAVWLETPTNPLLKVADIAEVSRLAHRHGALVLVDNTLAGPVLQRPLAHGADLTLYSTTKSVAGHLDVLGGALVYQDEELHRRFLAYRTMAGNAPGGFDCYLTHRGLKTLSLRTDRQVANTRAVVAALLAEPSVARVTYPGLPAHPQHAVAARQMAAPGALATFEYRGDPAKLLDRVRLFTAAVSLGGVRSLIECPALMTHRPVPPEVRRRLGLTDRLIRISPGIEDPADLVEDLVTALRDGA; from the coding sequence ATGAGGTTCGACACCCGACTGGTGCACGTCGGCCAGCAACCCGTGCCCGGCACCGGCGCCGTCGTGCCGCCCATCCACCTCAGCACCACCTACGACCGCACCGCCCAGGATCCGCCGCGCTACTTCTACGCCCGGGGCGAGCAGCCCAACCGGGAGGCGCTGGAGGAGTGCCTCGCGGCCCTGGAGGACGCCCGCCACGCCACCGTCTACACAAGCGGGCAGGCCGCCGCGACGACCGCGCTGTCGGTGGTGCCCCCGGGCCGGTTGGTGCTCGTCTCGGACGACGTGTACGGCGGCACCCACCAGTTGTTCGCCGCTGCCCGGGAGCGCGGGGTGGCGGTGCGGCCGGTGGATTTCGCCGATCCGGCCGAGCGGGACCGGGCGCTGACCGGGTGCGGCCCGGAGCTGGCCGCGGTGTGGCTGGAGACGCCCACCAATCCGCTGCTCAAGGTGGCCGACATCGCCGAGGTGTCCCGGCTCGCACACCGGCACGGCGCCCTGGTCCTGGTGGACAACACGCTCGCCGGCCCGGTGCTGCAACGACCGCTGGCACACGGCGCCGACCTCACCCTCTACAGCACCACCAAGTCCGTCGCCGGGCACCTTGACGTCCTCGGGGGCGCGCTTGTCTACCAGGACGAGGAACTGCACCGTAGGTTCCTGGCGTACCGCACGATGGCCGGGAACGCCCCCGGTGGATTCGACTGCTATCTGACCCACCGGGGACTGAAAACGCTGTCGTTGCGAACCGACCGCCAGGTGGCGAACACCCGGGCGGTGGTGGCCGCGCTGCTGGCCGAACCGAGCGTCGCCCGGGTCACCTATCCGGGGTTGCCCGCACATCCGCAGCACGCGGTAGCGGCCCGGCAGATGGCCGCGCCCGGCGCGCTTGCCACTTTCGAGTACCGGGGCGACCCGGCCAAGCTGCTCGACCGGGTACGGCTGTTCACCGCCGCGGTCAGCCTCGGCGGGGTCCGCTCCCTGATCGAGTGCCCGGCGCTGATGACCCACCGACCGGTACCGCCCGAGGTGCGTCGGCGTCTCGGCCTGACCGACCGGCTGATCCGCATCTCGCCCGGCATCGAGGATCCGGCCGACCTCGTCGAGGACCTGGTCACCGCGCTGCGCGACGGCGCCTGA
- a CDS encoding ABC transporter substrate-binding protein gives MTVAPYRPEPTNIGPHRRGGVLRVVVPTGATAFDPSCAPVSAAPFVRLHTRQLVTWQVARDVRDWQAVAPVPDLALEVPSTWNAGLGASHRSYVFHLRPDVRWDTPDRRRVTAHDVVRGFKRMCNPVRPSPSLAYFASTVRGLATFATEWAAEAAHQAGDASTLAAYQNGHEIPGVLALDDDTLVIELARPALDFVQMLALPAASAVPVEHDAFIPGSPEAAAQLCANGPYRVRRHRPGQWLELVRNPAWEPAADPYRRAEADRVELRLSDGTGRADVGPAGEGAEVSGAPAVGGLPAAEPVDGDGVLGWVLDPYLVLNLLDPIWADPRVRQAAALAVDKAAVAALYRRHRPGVPVRVAGSLIPPGNVGHGTTDPYPTPDGAGDPARARDLLASARRADGPPLILIHPHSGLGPEVAHACTTSLIRAGLPTRPVGLSDAAYAEALRRPAAAGGWQLAVASRVPDWLEHNGRVFVQAMLQATPVPGGANHGGYSSPEVDALIERALDVAEPWQAEATWQAAAERALADVAVVPILHRAPVTAPRQPDLVDEVRPLPPQGYAVDLTAVRPEVDR, from the coding sequence ATGACCGTCGCCCCCTACCGGCCGGAGCCGACGAACATCGGGCCACACCGCCGTGGCGGTGTGCTGCGGGTGGTCGTCCCCACCGGCGCCACCGCGTTCGACCCCAGCTGCGCCCCGGTGTCGGCGGCCCCGTTCGTTCGGCTGCACACCCGGCAGCTGGTCACCTGGCAGGTCGCCCGGGACGTACGGGACTGGCAGGCCGTCGCCCCCGTGCCCGACCTCGCACTGGAGGTCCCCTCGACGTGGAACGCCGGGCTCGGTGCCAGTCACCGCAGTTACGTGTTCCACCTGCGACCCGACGTCCGCTGGGACACCCCGGACCGGCGTCGGGTCACCGCGCACGACGTGGTCCGGGGCTTCAAGCGGATGTGCAACCCGGTGCGGCCCTCGCCGTCCCTGGCCTACTTCGCGAGCACGGTGCGCGGCCTGGCCACCTTCGCCACCGAGTGGGCGGCGGAGGCCGCCCACCAGGCCGGGGACGCCTCGACGCTTGCCGCGTACCAGAACGGGCACGAGATCCCCGGCGTCCTCGCGCTCGACGACGACACGCTCGTCATCGAACTCGCCCGGCCGGCGCTGGACTTCGTGCAGATGCTCGCCCTGCCCGCCGCGTCCGCGGTGCCCGTCGAGCACGACGCGTTCATCCCGGGCAGTCCCGAGGCCGCCGCTCAGCTGTGCGCCAACGGCCCGTACCGGGTCCGGCGACACCGGCCCGGCCAGTGGCTCGAACTGGTCCGCAACCCGGCCTGGGAGCCGGCCGCCGATCCGTACCGGCGGGCCGAGGCCGACCGGGTGGAGCTGCGCCTGAGCGACGGCACCGGCCGGGCCGACGTCGGGCCGGCCGGCGAGGGGGCGGAGGTGTCCGGCGCGCCTGCCGTCGGCGGGCTGCCGGCCGCCGAGCCGGTCGACGGTGACGGCGTGCTCGGCTGGGTGCTCGACCCGTACCTCGTGCTCAACCTGCTCGACCCGATCTGGGCCGACCCCCGGGTACGGCAGGCGGCGGCGCTCGCCGTGGACAAGGCCGCGGTGGCGGCCCTGTACCGGCGCCACCGGCCCGGCGTGCCGGTGCGGGTGGCCGGCTCGCTGATCCCGCCGGGCAACGTGGGTCACGGCACGACCGACCCGTACCCGACACCGGACGGCGCCGGTGACCCGGCGCGGGCCCGCGACCTGCTGGCCTCGGCACGCCGCGCCGACGGCCCACCCCTGATCCTGATCCACCCCCACTCCGGCCTCGGGCCCGAGGTGGCGCACGCCTGCACCACGAGCCTCATCCGGGCCGGCCTGCCGACCCGACCGGTGGGGCTTTCCGACGCCGCGTACGCCGAGGCGCTGCGCCGACCCGCCGCAGCCGGCGGGTGGCAACTCGCGGTGGCGTCCCGCGTGCCGGACTGGTTGGAGCACAACGGGCGGGTCTTCGTGCAGGCAATGCTGCAGGCGACCCCGGTGCCCGGCGGTGCCAACCACGGCGGCTACTCCTCGCCGGAGGTGGACGCCCTCATCGAGCGGGCGCTCGACGTGGCGGAGCCGTGGCAGGCCGAAGCCACCTGGCAGGCGGCGGCGGAGCGCGCGCTCGCCGACGTGGCGGTGGTGCCGATCCTGCACCGGGCGCCGGTCACCGCTCCGAGGCAACCGGACCTGGTCGACGAGGTGCGACCCCTGCCGCCGCAGGGGTACGCCGTGGACCTGACCGCGGTCCGCCCGGAGGTGGACCGGTGA
- a CDS encoding DUF885 family protein, whose protein sequence is MNPLVRDYLLLGLRLGRLVDGLVDCYYGDPALPDQVAAEAPADPRELSRQATRTLAALPGSDLDPARRQHLTAQLGALRAVADRVAGTPMSFRDEVRAYFDVEVTRTAPERYAAVHDEMDALLPGPGPLVDRVAEFYRCNTVPPERLQRCVQAVSDALRERTRDRFGLPETERVEYTVVPDAPWNAYNRYLGEFRSAVALNAASGRSVAALPILVAHESYPGHHTEHCLKEADLVRGNGQDEHTIALVDTPRCLVAEGMAEAAVDAVLGPGWGEWTARILAGEGVHVEGERVERMRGLVLRLMPARVDAALLLHDEGGRREEAVAYLRRWMLLPPERAEQMFRFIADPLWRAYSVTYSEGGRLVDAWLAARDPSTSLADRFTTLLREPLLPAQLRADVAGASLVPG, encoded by the coding sequence GTGAATCCCCTCGTGCGCGACTACCTACTGCTCGGCCTGCGTCTGGGTCGGCTGGTGGACGGCCTGGTGGACTGCTACTACGGTGACCCCGCGCTACCCGACCAGGTCGCCGCCGAAGCACCGGCTGACCCTCGGGAGCTGTCCCGCCAGGCCACCCGGACGCTAGCCGCGCTGCCCGGCAGTGACCTCGATCCGGCCCGCCGCCAACACCTCACCGCCCAACTCGGCGCGCTGCGCGCGGTGGCCGACCGGGTCGCCGGCACCCCGATGTCGTTCCGGGACGAGGTGCGCGCCTATTTCGACGTCGAGGTGACCCGCACGGCGCCGGAGCGATACGCGGCGGTGCACGACGAGATGGACGCGCTGCTGCCCGGACCGGGGCCGCTGGTCGACCGGGTGGCGGAGTTCTACCGCTGCAACACCGTCCCTCCAGAACGGCTGCAGCGCTGCGTGCAGGCGGTATCGGACGCGTTGCGCGAGCGGACCAGGGACCGGTTCGGCCTGCCGGAGACCGAACGCGTCGAGTACACGGTGGTCCCGGACGCGCCGTGGAACGCCTACAACCGCTACCTGGGCGAGTTCCGCTCCGCCGTGGCGCTGAACGCGGCGAGCGGCCGGTCGGTGGCCGCGCTGCCGATCCTCGTGGCGCACGAGTCGTATCCCGGGCACCACACGGAGCACTGCCTCAAGGAGGCCGACCTGGTCCGGGGCAACGGCCAGGACGAGCACACCATCGCTCTGGTCGACACGCCCCGGTGCCTGGTCGCCGAGGGCATGGCCGAGGCGGCGGTGGACGCGGTGCTGGGCCCGGGCTGGGGGGAGTGGACCGCGCGCATCCTCGCCGGCGAGGGGGTCCACGTCGAAGGCGAGCGGGTGGAGCGGATGCGCGGTCTGGTCCTGCGTCTCATGCCGGCCCGGGTGGACGCCGCCCTGCTGCTGCACGACGAGGGTGGCCGCCGGGAGGAGGCAGTGGCATACCTGCGGCGGTGGATGCTGCTGCCGCCCGAACGTGCCGAGCAGATGTTCCGGTTTATCGCCGACCCGCTGTGGCGCGCGTACTCGGTGACCTACTCCGAGGGGGGCCGGCTGGTCGACGCCTGGCTGGCCGCCCGCGACCCGAGCACCAGCCTCGCCGACCGCTTCACGACGCTGCTGCGGGAGCCGCTGCTGCCCGCGCAGCTACGGGCGGATGTGGCGGGGGCGAGCCTCGTCCCCGGCTGA
- a CDS encoding ABC transporter substrate-binding protein, whose translation MDGGQPRYGGTLRLYGPGSMDHLDPACAYYMLGGQIIRLFARQLFTYRPVADLRDPSAITPVPDVAAAVPTLANGGISADHTRYTIRLRPGVYWDTEPPREVTADDFVRGFKRMANPVLRAGGIGYYTSTIRGMAEYCDEYAAAITSAEPTAADLAAFQNSHEIPGVRAADDRTVVFDLIRPAVDFLHILALHFASAAPVEYDEVLPDSAEFRRRVRSNGPYRVTHYAHGDSVRLARNPVWRKESDPVRQQYLDGVEVRMEVATPQQVGEMISSGRADLSWASPITEPYDVPPTDPGNDLGYALNPYLVFNMLSPNAERAISKLKVRQAIAYAINKAAIAEIYHDLEAGTVMLPGHTAIPPGNDGHVDFNLYPTPGDRGDPERCRALLAEAGYPDGLTLTAVHRDVDANPEVARSYATDLEKGGISVRLVALGHAEYYQFLRDPANARSGAWDISAPSWTPDWFGPNGRTYVQPMFQTNLSRGTSNYGGYSNPEVDRLIEEALGATDRARATELWHQVDLRVMRDAAIVPILVHAPTIPHRKGRRVRNAIAMPTVDRWFDLSNLWLEESE comes from the coding sequence ATGGACGGCGGCCAGCCCCGGTACGGGGGGACACTACGGCTCTACGGGCCCGGCAGCATGGATCATCTGGATCCTGCCTGCGCCTACTACATGCTCGGTGGGCAGATCATCCGGCTCTTCGCCCGCCAGCTCTTCACCTACCGGCCGGTGGCCGACCTGCGGGACCCGTCGGCGATCACGCCCGTGCCCGACGTCGCCGCGGCGGTTCCGACCCTCGCCAACGGCGGCATCAGCGCCGACCACACCCGCTACACCATCCGGTTGCGTCCCGGCGTGTACTGGGACACCGAACCGCCCCGTGAGGTGACCGCCGACGACTTCGTGCGCGGCTTCAAGCGGATGGCCAACCCGGTGCTGCGGGCCGGCGGGATCGGCTACTACACCAGCACCATCCGGGGGATGGCCGAGTACTGCGACGAGTATGCCGCCGCGATCACCTCGGCCGAACCGACCGCCGCCGACCTGGCCGCCTTCCAGAACAGCCACGAGATCCCCGGCGTCCGGGCCGCCGACGACCGGACGGTCGTGTTCGACCTGATCCGCCCGGCGGTGGACTTCCTGCACATCCTGGCGCTGCATTTCGCCTCCGCCGCCCCGGTCGAGTACGACGAGGTGCTGCCGGACAGCGCGGAGTTCCGGCGGCGGGTGCGCTCGAACGGGCCGTACCGGGTCACCCACTACGCGCACGGTGACTCGGTGCGGCTGGCCCGCAACCCGGTGTGGCGCAAGGAGTCCGACCCGGTGCGTCAGCAGTACCTGGACGGGGTCGAGGTGCGCATGGAGGTTGCCACTCCGCAGCAGGTCGGAGAGATGATCTCCTCCGGTCGTGCCGACCTGTCCTGGGCGTCACCGATCACCGAGCCGTACGACGTGCCGCCCACCGACCCCGGAAACGACCTCGGCTACGCGCTCAACCCGTATCTGGTGTTCAACATGCTCAGCCCGAACGCCGAGCGGGCGATCAGCAAGCTCAAGGTGCGCCAGGCCATCGCGTACGCCATCAACAAGGCGGCGATCGCCGAGATCTACCACGATCTCGAGGCCGGCACGGTGATGCTGCCCGGGCACACGGCGATCCCGCCGGGCAACGACGGGCACGTCGACTTCAACCTGTACCCGACCCCCGGCGACCGGGGCGACCCGGAGCGCTGCCGGGCGTTGCTGGCCGAGGCGGGCTACCCGGATGGACTCACCCTCACCGCCGTGCACCGGGACGTCGATGCCAACCCGGAGGTGGCCCGCTCCTACGCCACCGACCTGGAGAAAGGCGGGATCAGCGTCCGCCTGGTCGCGCTGGGCCACGCCGAGTACTACCAGTTTCTCCGCGACCCGGCGAACGCCCGGTCCGGTGCCTGGGACATCTCCGCGCCCTCGTGGACGCCGGACTGGTTCGGACCCAACGGACGCACCTACGTGCAGCCAATGTTCCAGACCAACCTGTCCCGCGGCACCAGCAACTACGGCGGCTACAGCAACCCGGAGGTCGACCGGCTGATCGAGGAGGCACTCGGCGCCACCGACCGGGCCCGGGCCACCGAGCTGTGGCACCAGGTCGACCTGCGGGTCATGCGGGACGCGGCGATCGTGCCGATCCTCGTACACGCCCCGACCATCCCACATCGCAAGGGCCGGCGGGTCCGCAACGCGATCGCCATGCCGACGGTCGACCGCTGGTTCGACCTGTCGAATCTCTGGCTGGAGGAGTCCGAATGA
- a CDS encoding aminotransferase class V-fold PLP-dependent enzyme yields the protein MRISVTDEPATTTASRTAGPSTPADRLRTASFPELRSLFAMEPDAVHLNTGTIGVMPYEVLEVNDRVTREWNGGLRNVYPPGMYPEHRAAIGRAFGVDQDEMVICHNATEGVARVINGLDLHEGDEVITTSHECYSVLSNFNLLRNRHRITLTVLTPPVGPDVTAEEIVDMFARAITPRTKVLAFAAITLFTGTRMPMRQLCDLAQRHGLTTVVDGALLPGMFDTDLRALGPDFVTCSGSKFQCGPLGTGLLYVRNKIHPEHNPLPLPTFWPIISTWYPMMGGPPPRTTTRVESYNMGDYLQSAGSASIARGAALAKACELWDRIGRDRIERHAVALGDHTRARIAERFGVESLYSPVTDARLTAPVVAFNPFPDPADGWNITKVARLVDELESRHRIWIRWTEFDIAGSPHQHYAARICTHLYNTTEEVDVAVDAIADLVRELS from the coding sequence ATGCGCATCAGCGTTACCGACGAACCTGCGACCACGACGGCCTCCCGCACCGCCGGGCCGTCCACCCCGGCCGACCGCCTGCGCACCGCCTCCTTCCCGGAGCTGCGGTCGCTGTTCGCGATGGAGCCCGACGCCGTCCACCTCAACACCGGCACCATCGGCGTGATGCCGTACGAGGTGCTGGAGGTCAACGACCGGGTGACGCGGGAGTGGAACGGCGGACTACGCAATGTCTACCCGCCCGGCATGTACCCCGAGCACCGCGCCGCGATCGGCCGGGCGTTCGGCGTCGACCAGGACGAGATGGTGATCTGCCACAACGCCACCGAGGGGGTGGCCCGGGTCATCAACGGGCTCGACCTGCACGAGGGCGACGAGGTCATCACCACCAGCCACGAGTGCTACTCGGTGCTGTCCAACTTCAACCTGCTACGCAACCGGCACCGGATCACCCTCACCGTGCTTACCCCGCCGGTGGGTCCGGACGTCACCGCCGAGGAGATCGTCGACATGTTCGCCCGGGCGATCACCCCGCGGACGAAGGTGCTGGCGTTCGCGGCGATCACCCTCTTCACCGGCACCCGGATGCCCATGCGCCAGCTCTGCGACCTGGCCCAGCGGCACGGCCTGACCACCGTGGTCGACGGCGCGCTGCTACCCGGAATGTTCGACACCGACCTGCGGGCGCTCGGCCCCGACTTCGTCACCTGCTCCGGTTCGAAGTTCCAGTGCGGGCCGCTCGGCACCGGGCTGCTCTATGTCCGCAACAAGATTCACCCCGAACACAACCCGCTCCCGCTGCCGACGTTCTGGCCGATCATCTCCACCTGGTACCCGATGATGGGCGGCCCGCCGCCGCGCACGACCACCCGGGTGGAGAGCTACAACATGGGCGACTACCTGCAGAGCGCTGGCAGCGCCAGCATCGCCCGGGGCGCCGCGCTGGCCAAGGCGTGCGAGCTGTGGGACCGAATCGGCCGGGACCGGATCGAACGGCACGCGGTGGCGCTCGGCGACCACACCCGCGCGCGCATCGCCGAGCGGTTCGGCGTCGAATCCCTGTACTCCCCGGTGACCGACGCCCGGCTGACCGCGCCGGTGGTGGCCTTCAACCCGTTCCCCGACCCGGCCGACGGCTGGAACATCACCAAGGTCGCCCGCCTCGTCGACGAGTTGGAGAGCCGACACCGGATCTGGATCCGGTGGACCGAGTTCGACATCGCCGGCTCGCCGCACCAGCACTACGCCGCCCGGATCTGCACCCACCTCTACAACACCACCGAGGAGGTCGACGTCGCCGTCGACGCGATCGCGGACCTGGTGCGGGAGCTGTCATGA
- a CDS encoding cysteine desulfurase — MAVREDFPLLARRAGGLVAYLDNAATTQKPRIVLDAMTDYYTGANSNVGRGYHRLGLESTERYEQARETVGRAIGAAHPEEVLFTAGTTAAVNLVADTAGRRVAGPGRRVVVTGLEHNSNLLPWRRLCDRTGATLTVVPAGPGGRVAADRFAAALGPDTALVAISHVSNVLGTVNPVREMTAAARRDGALVVIDGAQAVPHRRVDVRELDADFYCFSGHKAYGPMGVGVLHGRRDLLAGLPPYQVGGGTVKGVAADQPVRYLDGPARWEAGTPHVAGAVGLAAALEYLRDLGWDAIRRHDRTMVRHAVDVLAATDRVRVVGDPATDPSGIVSFVVEGIHPYDVGAHLDRHGVAVRCGVHCASTFLDELGLLGTVRLSFGVYNTPAEIDLVGELLAGVRPGPWTTDHPDVRFL; from the coding sequence ATGGCGGTAAGGGAGGACTTTCCCCTGCTGGCCCGCCGGGCCGGCGGCCTCGTCGCCTATCTGGACAACGCCGCCACCACCCAGAAGCCGCGCATCGTGCTGGACGCGATGACCGACTACTACACCGGGGCGAACAGCAACGTGGGCCGCGGCTACCACCGCCTCGGCCTGGAGTCCACCGAGCGGTACGAGCAGGCCCGTGAGACCGTCGGGCGGGCGATCGGCGCGGCCCACCCGGAAGAGGTGCTCTTCACCGCCGGCACCACCGCCGCCGTCAACCTTGTCGCGGACACCGCAGGCCGGCGAGTGGCCGGGCCGGGGCGGCGGGTGGTGGTGACCGGCCTGGAGCACAACAGCAACCTGCTGCCCTGGCGTCGGCTCTGCGACCGCACTGGTGCCACCCTCACGGTGGTGCCCGCCGGCCCCGGCGGCCGGGTCGCGGCCGACCGGTTCGCCGCCGCGCTCGGCCCGGACACCGCCCTGGTGGCGATCAGCCACGTCTCCAACGTGCTCGGCACCGTAAACCCGGTCCGGGAGATGACGGCCGCCGCCCGCCGGGACGGAGCGCTGGTGGTGATCGACGGCGCCCAGGCCGTACCCCACCGTCGCGTCGATGTGCGCGAGTTGGACGCCGACTTCTACTGCTTCTCCGGGCACAAGGCGTACGGGCCGATGGGGGTGGGCGTGCTGCACGGCCGCCGGGACCTGCTCGCCGGGCTGCCCCCGTACCAGGTCGGCGGCGGCACCGTGAAGGGCGTGGCGGCCGACCAGCCGGTCCGCTATCTCGACGGGCCGGCCCGGTGGGAGGCGGGCACCCCGCACGTGGCCGGCGCGGTCGGGCTGGCCGCCGCCCTGGAGTACCTGCGCGACCTTGGCTGGGACGCGATCCGCCGGCACGACCGCACCATGGTCCGGCACGCCGTCGACGTGCTCGCCGCGACCGACCGGGTGCGGGTGGTCGGCGACCCGGCCACCGACCCGAGCGGGATCGTCTCCTTCGTCGTCGAGGGCATCCACCCGTACGACGTCGGGGCGCACCTGGACCGGCACGGGGTGGCGGTGCGCTGCGGCGTGCACTGCGCCAGCACCTTCCTCGACGAACTGGGACTGCTCGGCACGGTCCGGCTCTCCTTCGGTGTGTACAACACGCCTGCCGAGATCGACCTCGTCGGCGAGTTGCTCGCCGGCGTACGACCGGGGCCCTGGACCACCGACCATCCCGACGTCCGGTTCCTCTGA